The following are encoded together in the Streptomyces flavofungini genome:
- a CDS encoding MarR family winged helix-turn-helix transcriptional regulator: protein MATQEPDTPAPRADPLTLEVVELIGDVVARYYEEYEVAAGKHALTGAQARVLGLLSLEPMPMRRIAQKLKCEPSNVTGIVDRLEARGLVERRPDPADRRVKLAAPTEDGLTTARSLRESLDFAREPLAELSRTERESLRDLLRRMLGG from the coding sequence ATGGCCACCCAGGAACCGGACACCCCCGCCCCGCGCGCCGACCCGCTGACCCTCGAGGTCGTGGAGCTGATCGGCGACGTGGTCGCGCGCTACTACGAGGAGTACGAGGTCGCCGCGGGCAAGCACGCGCTGACCGGCGCGCAGGCGCGGGTGCTCGGACTGCTCTCGCTCGAACCCATGCCGATGCGGCGCATCGCGCAGAAGCTGAAGTGCGAGCCGTCGAACGTGACCGGCATCGTGGACCGCCTGGAGGCGCGCGGGCTGGTCGAGCGGCGGCCCGACCCCGCCGACCGGCGCGTGAAGCTGGCCGCGCCGACGGAGGACGGGCTCACGACCGCGCGCAGCCTGCGGGAGTCCCTGGACTTCGCCCGGGAGCCGCTGGCCGAGCTGTCCCGCACGGAGCGGGAGTCGCTGCGGGATCTGCTGCGGCGGATGCTGGGCGGCTGA
- a CDS encoding DUF3068 domain-containing protein encodes MRRTASPLSLILLGLGTFLLVLAPMLAWYVEPRAKRTPIDVDQITVFKGTGSYFDTGKIKTVRDQNLTITRQVRGDVADSEKSGRAIWDVSTSVDPDKTLPAADPHDSLQWSLERWVTDRKTNKPVHCCGEKPYFEGEAYLKFPFDVEKRTYLWWDSTLGATVPLSYQGKKKIQGYEGLRFTGTVKATRTGTRQVPGRLVGQPERSQVMAEEWYANHGIELVADQRTGRILFAAIGPRKTLRAPDGKKDVTVLLDSERIAFTKKTQQAQVDLADDDSSRLKLVGETLPLVTGVLGGVLAIAGVILVVRGRKKDANGSGRDGEGPDSMGPHSDTSPNSLQPTTM; translated from the coding sequence ATGCGCCGTACAGCTTCACCCTTGTCCCTGATCCTGCTCGGCCTGGGCACTTTCCTGCTCGTCCTGGCCCCGATGCTGGCCTGGTACGTGGAGCCGCGTGCGAAACGCACGCCCATTGATGTCGATCAGATAACAGTCTTCAAGGGGACCGGCAGCTACTTCGACACCGGGAAGATCAAAACGGTCCGCGACCAGAACCTGACCATCACCCGGCAGGTGCGCGGCGACGTCGCCGACAGCGAGAAGTCGGGCCGGGCGATCTGGGACGTGTCGACCTCGGTCGACCCGGACAAGACGCTGCCCGCAGCCGATCCGCACGACTCGCTCCAGTGGAGCCTGGAGCGCTGGGTGACCGACCGGAAGACCAACAAACCGGTGCACTGCTGCGGCGAGAAGCCGTACTTCGAGGGGGAGGCGTACCTGAAGTTCCCCTTCGACGTCGAGAAGCGCACCTACCTGTGGTGGGACAGCACGCTCGGCGCGACCGTGCCGCTGTCCTACCAGGGCAAGAAGAAGATCCAGGGCTACGAGGGCCTGCGCTTCACCGGCACCGTGAAGGCCACCAGGACCGGCACCCGCCAGGTCCCCGGGCGCCTCGTCGGCCAGCCCGAACGCAGCCAGGTCATGGCCGAGGAGTGGTACGCCAACCACGGCATCGAGCTGGTCGCCGACCAGCGCACGGGCCGGATCCTCTTCGCCGCCATCGGCCCCCGCAAGACGCTGCGCGCCCCCGACGGCAAGAAGGACGTGACCGTACTGCTCGACAGCGAGCGGATCGCGTTCACCAAGAAGACCCAGCAGGCCCAGGTGGACCTGGCGGACGACGACAGCTCCCGGCTCAAGCTGGTCGGCGAGACGTTGCCGCTGGTCACCGGGGTCCTCGGCGGTGTGCTCGCGATCGCGGGCGTGATCCTCGTGGTGCGCGGACGGAAGAAGGACGCGAACGGATCGGGGAGGGACGGTGAAGGACCGGATTCGATGGGTCCACATTCCGATACGTCCCCAAATTCCCTGCAACCCACCACGATGTGA
- a CDS encoding class I SAM-dependent methyltransferase, producing MRDPSLRRSVTLFRAFLREQQDPEKVYALLAKDAADQVERYLPVKDRVVVDVGGGGGYFTEEFQRRGAQAYLFEPDPHELGAKPPEGSVVADGYLLPLADGVADVTFSSNVLEHVDDPETFLSEMARVTRPGGLIYVAFTNWYSPWGGHEWAPLHYFGAERARARYERRTGKPAKHKLGENLFAHHVGPTLRQVRARDDVKVVSARSRYWPFWAETVAKVPGVREVATWNLLLILRRCP from the coding sequence GTGAGGGACCCGTCACTGCGCCGCTCCGTGACCCTCTTCCGGGCCTTCCTGCGCGAACAGCAGGATCCGGAGAAGGTCTACGCGCTGCTCGCCAAGGACGCCGCCGACCAGGTCGAGCGGTACCTGCCCGTCAAGGACCGGGTGGTCGTCGACGTGGGCGGCGGCGGTGGCTACTTCACCGAGGAGTTCCAGCGGCGCGGCGCGCAGGCCTACCTCTTCGAGCCCGACCCGCACGAACTCGGCGCGAAGCCGCCCGAGGGCTCCGTGGTCGCCGACGGCTACCTGCTGCCCCTCGCGGACGGCGTCGCCGACGTCACGTTCTCCTCGAACGTCCTGGAGCACGTCGACGACCCGGAGACCTTCCTCAGCGAGATGGCGCGGGTCACCCGGCCCGGCGGTCTCATCTACGTGGCGTTCACCAACTGGTACTCCCCCTGGGGCGGCCACGAGTGGGCGCCCCTGCACTACTTCGGCGCCGAACGGGCCCGCGCCCGCTACGAGCGCCGCACCGGAAAACCCGCCAAGCACAAGCTCGGCGAGAACCTCTTCGCCCACCACGTCGGACCCACGCTCAGACAGGTGCGGGCCCGCGACGACGTCAAGGTCGTCTCGGCCCGCTCCCGGTACTGGCCGTTCTGGGCCGAAACGGTCGCGAAGGTCCCAGGAGTGCGCGAAGTCGCCACCTGGAACCTCCTCCTCATCCTCAGGCGGTGTCCATGA
- a CDS encoding SCO2400 family protein, producing MDYCHACHRHLNGALACPGCGTPAEACREYAEALATQDEPDDLDQTDEEPSPRGRARGRGRRRERSRRAAQHRRRRRKVILIAAGVALAAGGLSLAELGTESASDDSKATSARDREESAGESAGAAATEGAQGAGASAEPVSESTDGSPSASASESAKKKDKGGKDGKDGKDKKDAEDDGSTRGAEGDAGGDAEGDAQGSGGGPGAATGGTGTSGGPDPDPTSGDPTTSPQEPDPQPSTTKPPSDPDPDPSPSETCDRFLWWCT from the coding sequence ATGGACTACTGCCACGCGTGCCACCGGCACCTCAACGGCGCCCTCGCCTGTCCGGGGTGCGGCACCCCGGCCGAAGCCTGCCGTGAGTACGCGGAGGCGCTCGCCACCCAGGACGAGCCCGACGACCTCGACCAGACGGACGAGGAGCCCTCGCCGCGCGGTCGGGCCCGGGGCCGCGGCCGCCGCAGGGAGCGGAGCCGCCGGGCCGCCCAGCACCGTCGCAGGCGCCGCAAGGTCATCCTGATCGCCGCGGGCGTCGCGCTCGCCGCGGGCGGCCTGAGCCTGGCCGAGCTGGGCACCGAGTCCGCGTCGGACGACTCGAAGGCGACGTCCGCGCGGGACCGCGAGGAGTCGGCGGGGGAGTCGGCGGGCGCCGCGGCCACGGAGGGCGCGCAGGGGGCGGGCGCGTCGGCGGAGCCGGTGTCGGAGTCGACGGACGGTTCGCCGTCGGCGTCCGCGTCGGAGTCGGCGAAGAAGAAGGACAAGGGCGGCAAGGACGGCAAGGACGGCAAGGACAAGAAGGACGCCGAGGACGACGGGAGCACCCGGGGCGCCGAGGGCGACGCGGGCGGCGACGCCGAGGGCGACGCCCAGGGCTCCGGCGGTGGCCCCGGCGCGGCGACCGGCGGCACCGGCACCTCCGGCGGCCCGGACCCGGACCCGACCTCGGGCGACCCGACCACGAGCCCGCAGGAACCGGACCCGCAGCCGTCCACCACCAAGCCCCCGAGCGACCCGGACCCGGACCCGAGCCCGTCGGAGACGTGTGACCGGTTCCTGTGGTGGTGCACGTAG
- a CDS encoding glycosyltransferase family 4 protein, with amino-acid sequence MPQHVPSSLRPVASRPAWPHPALPPQPRRIAFLARRDLGNPAAGGSELLVDKLADGLTAQGHQVTLLCGGPAAYRDYRVVSAGGDLGHYLRARSAFTRQIGATDLLVEVCNGMPYLAPLWHRGPTLCLVNHVHTELWSMRFQGPLAPAARLGRRLEHWALSGAQRGNLLVAVSPSTATALQDLGVEPDRIRVVHNGVEEPGPLHERSDEPLFLAMGRLVEYKRIDLLLRLWERVRPVTGGRLVIVGEGPERERLERMAGPGVQFTGHVSEAEKHRLLCESWLLLHPSAVEGWGLVVTEAAARATPAIGFDVPGVRDSIEDGVTGLLAHGESAFAANWCTLALSAERRRAFGKAAAERAAHFRWANTVRQFRAVAAEAVAAHEPPVKGSSA; translated from the coding sequence ATGCCCCAGCACGTGCCGTCGTCGCTGCGCCCGGTCGCATCACGGCCCGCGTGGCCCCATCCGGCGCTCCCCCCACAGCCGCGCCGGATCGCCTTCCTCGCCCGCCGCGACCTGGGAAACCCGGCCGCAGGCGGCTCCGAGCTCCTGGTCGACAAGCTGGCCGACGGACTGACCGCGCAGGGCCACCAGGTCACGCTGCTGTGCGGCGGCCCGGCCGCCTACCGCGACTACCGCGTGGTGTCGGCCGGCGGCGACCTCGGCCACTACCTGCGCGCCCGCTCGGCCTTCACCCGCCAGATCGGCGCCACCGACCTGCTGGTCGAGGTGTGCAACGGCATGCCCTACCTCGCCCCGCTGTGGCACCGCGGCCCCACCCTGTGCCTGGTCAACCACGTCCACACCGAGCTGTGGTCGATGCGCTTCCAAGGACCGCTCGCCCCGGCCGCGCGCCTCGGGCGGCGCCTGGAGCACTGGGCCCTCTCGGGCGCCCAGCGCGGCAACCTCCTGGTCGCCGTGTCGCCGTCGACCGCGACGGCCCTGCAGGACCTCGGCGTCGAGCCCGACCGCATCCGCGTCGTGCACAACGGCGTGGAGGAGCCGGGGCCGTTGCACGAGCGCTCCGACGAACCGCTGTTCCTGGCCATGGGCCGGCTGGTCGAGTACAAGCGCATCGATCTTCTGCTGCGCCTGTGGGAGCGGGTCCGCCCGGTCACCGGCGGCCGCCTCGTGATCGTCGGCGAGGGCCCCGAGCGAGAGCGCCTGGAGCGGATGGCGGGCCCCGGCGTGCAGTTCACCGGCCATGTCTCGGAGGCCGAGAAGCACCGGCTCCTGTGCGAGTCGTGGCTGCTCCTGCACCCCTCGGCCGTCGAGGGCTGGGGCCTGGTCGTCACCGAGGCCGCGGCGCGCGCGACGCCCGCGATCGGCTTCGACGTACCCGGAGTACGCGACTCCATAGAAGACGGGGTGACCGGGCTGCTCGCGCACGGCGAGAGCGCGTTCGCCGCCAACTGGTGCACGCTCGCCCTCAGCGCCGAACGGCGCCGCGCCTTCGGCAAGGCCGCGGCGGAGCGCGCCGCGCACTTCCGCTGGGCGAACACGGTGCGCCAGTTCCGCGCGGTGGCCGCCGAGGCCGTCGCCGCCCACGAACCGCCGGTGAAGGGGTCGTCTGCGTGA
- a CDS encoding IS630 family transposase (programmed frameshift) has protein sequence MRYAQGGGLTDIGRAARERVRLQAVTRFQGGQKNRDIAATLRVSERSEERWRRQWRERGEAGVLSKGSPGRPRLGEAQIARLERELERGPLVHGWADQRWALARIKTLIGRLFHVSYTVEGTWLLLKRHGWSWQQPARRAIERDDAAVEGLEEGDLAAGKSTPAACDGWIVFEDEAGQSMTPPRARSWGRKGSTPVVRVRVRGRGSGRVSIAGLTCYKPGKRSRTFYSVREYRGRKGEPKGIGWRDLCDLLIRAHIQLGGPIVLVWDNLRMHLVEAMRRFIADHADWLTVFQLPSCAPDLNPQEGIWSLVKRDIGNLAAADLGQITRAVKRRLKQIQYRPDLVDGCLTSTGLITDDWPASRIQAQAVASSISRQ, from the exons GTGAGATACGCGCAGGGCGGCGGGTTGACCGACATCGGAAGGGCCGCGAGGGAGCGGGTCCGGCTGCAGGCCGTGACACGCTTCCAAGGCGGGCAGAAGAACAGGGACATCGCTGCGACGCTGCGGGTCAGTGAGCGGTCTGAGGAACGGTGGCGCCGCCAGTGGCGCGAGCGCGGTGAAGCGGGGGTCCTGTCGAAGGGATCGCCGGGGCGGCCGAGGCTCGGCGAAGCTCAGATCGCGAGGCTGGAACGGGAACTGGAGCGTGGGCCGCTGGTCCACGGCTGGGCCGACCAGCGGTGGGCACTGGCCCGGATCAAGACGCTGATCGGCCGGCTGTTCCACGTGAGCTACACCGTGGAGGGCACGTGGCTGCTGCTGAAGCGGCACGGCTGGTCTTGGCAGCAGCCGGCTCGGCGGGCGATCGAGCGTGACGACGCGGCGGTCGAGG GTCTGGAAGAAGGAGACCTGGCCGCGGGTAAGAGCACCCCGGCGGCATGTGACGGCTGGATCGTCTTCGAGGACGAAGCCGGGCAGTCGATGACGCCGCCGCGAGCGAGAAGCTGGGGACGCAAGGGCTCAACGCCAGTGGTCCGGGTCCGGGTCCGTGGCCGGGGCTCGGGCCGGGTGTCCATAGCCGGGCTGACCTGCTACAAGCCGGGGAAGCGGTCCCGGACGTTCTACTCGGTCCGCGAGTACCGGGGCCGCAAGGGCGAGCCGAAGGGCATCGGCTGGCGCGACCTGTGCGACCTGCTGATCAGAGCGCACATCCAGCTCGGCGGCCCGATCGTGCTGGTCTGGGACAACCTGCGCATGCACCTGGTCGAGGCGATGCGCCGATTCATCGCCGACCACGCGGACTGGCTCACCGTCTTCCAACTTCCGAGTTGCGCACCGGACTTGAACCCACAAGAGGGCATCTGGTCACTGGTCAAACGCGACATCGGCAACCTCGCCGCAGCCGACCTCGGCCAGATCACTCGCGCCGTCAAGCGCAGGCTCAAGCAGATCCAGTACCGTCCGGACCTGGTCGACGGCTGCCTGACCAGCACCGGCCTGATCACGGACGACTGGCCGGCATCACGCATTCAAGCTCAGGCAGTAGCTTCGAGCATTTCTAGACAGTGA
- a CDS encoding helix-turn-helix domain-containing protein, whose protein sequence is MADGAPGSLGSAHKGSAWRDVPPLQVRRFAALALEEVPILAQDILREIRAEYPGLPVVLDDSGEPMALIGIRRALEGFVQQLATREGRPRYHPEVFQEFGRGEGLHGRSLDSLQAIYRLGVRLAWRRLAEIGQQTEIPPPAMYELAESGFEYLDGLVDQSVRGYAEAAARQAGERLRLQRKLMELLLSERRPDTSAASALGAENGLDERAARVGWQLPERVAVGVLLRPAREAVAPAVGEGVLLDMEAEQPRMVVPDPEAAGRPELLRRAMTGWSGAIGPPVPLADAAKSLRWAEAAVALMGRGLLPSGEVLHCTEHTEALVLLQPEELIEDLSRRCLAPLDHCGPAHGRRLAETLLAWLETRGGAPEVAARLGVHPQTVRYRLRQIRELWGDEVDDPDRRFELELVLRARRLRGELGRA, encoded by the coding sequence ATCGCGGACGGTGCTCCCGGAAGCCTGGGCTCCGCGCACAAGGGCTCCGCCTGGCGCGATGTCCCACCGCTTCAGGTGCGCAGATTCGCGGCGCTCGCCTTGGAGGAAGTGCCCATCCTCGCCCAGGACATCCTGCGCGAAATCCGGGCAGAGTACCCCGGCCTGCCGGTCGTCCTCGACGACTCCGGCGAGCCGATGGCGCTCATCGGGATCCGCCGCGCCCTGGAAGGGTTCGTGCAGCAGCTCGCCACCCGGGAGGGCCGGCCGCGCTACCACCCCGAGGTCTTCCAGGAATTCGGCCGCGGCGAGGGCCTGCACGGCCGCAGCCTCGACTCCCTCCAGGCCATCTACCGCCTCGGCGTCCGCCTCGCCTGGCGCCGCCTCGCCGAGATCGGACAGCAGACCGAGATCCCGCCCCCGGCGATGTACGAGTTGGCCGAATCCGGCTTCGAGTACCTCGACGGCCTGGTCGACCAGTCGGTGCGCGGCTACGCGGAAGCCGCGGCGCGGCAGGCCGGCGAGCGACTGCGACTGCAACGCAAGCTCATGGAGCTGCTGCTTTCCGAGCGCCGCCCCGACACCTCCGCCGCCTCCGCGCTCGGCGCCGAGAACGGCCTGGACGAGCGGGCGGCCCGGGTCGGCTGGCAGCTGCCCGAGCGGGTCGCCGTCGGCGTGCTCCTGCGCCCCGCCCGCGAGGCCGTGGCCCCCGCCGTCGGTGAGGGCGTGCTGCTCGACATGGAGGCCGAGCAGCCCCGCATGGTCGTGCCCGACCCCGAGGCCGCGGGCCGCCCCGAACTGCTGCGCCGCGCCATGACCGGCTGGTCGGGCGCCATCGGTCCGCCCGTGCCGCTCGCCGACGCCGCGAAGTCGCTGCGCTGGGCGGAGGCCGCGGTCGCCCTGATGGGGCGCGGACTGCTGCCCTCCGGCGAGGTCCTCCACTGCACCGAGCACACCGAGGCCCTGGTCCTGCTCCAGCCCGAGGAGCTCATCGAGGACCTGTCGCGGCGCTGCCTCGCCCCCCTCGACCACTGCGGCCCCGCGCACGGCCGCCGCCTCGCCGAGACCCTGCTCGCCTGGCTGGAAACCCGCGGCGGCGCCCCCGAGGTGGCCGCCCGACTCGGTGTGCACCCGCAAACCGTGCGCTACCGCCTTCGCCAGATCAGGGAGCTGTGGGGCGACGAGGTCGACGACCCCGACCGCCGCTTCGAGCTGGAACTGGTGCTGCGGGCGCGCAGGCTGCGGGGGGAACTGGGAAGGGCGTGA
- a CDS encoding organic hydroperoxide resistance protein produces the protein MSIQNIDVKYTAVATAENGRDGRVASDDGKLDVVVNPPKEMGGSGAGTNPEQLFAAGYSACFQGALGVVARREKADISGSTVTAKVGIGPNGDGGFGLEVELITSIPNVDAATAQSLVEKAHEVCPYSNATRGNIKVDLKVA, from the coding sequence ATGTCCATCCAGAACATCGACGTCAAGTACACCGCCGTGGCCACCGCGGAGAACGGCCGTGACGGCCGGGTCGCCAGCGACGACGGCAAGCTCGACGTCGTCGTGAACCCGCCGAAGGAGATGGGCGGCAGCGGCGCGGGCACCAACCCCGAGCAGCTCTTCGCCGCCGGCTACAGCGCCTGCTTCCAGGGCGCGCTCGGCGTGGTCGCCCGCCGCGAGAAGGCCGACATCTCCGGCTCCACCGTCACCGCGAAGGTCGGCATCGGCCCCAACGGCGACGGCGGCTTCGGCCTGGAGGTCGAACTCATCACGTCCATCCCGAACGTGGACGCCGCTACGGCGCAGTCCCTCGTGGAGAAGGCCCACGAGGTCTGCCCCTACTCCAACGCCACCCGCGGCAACATCAAGGTGGACCTGAAGGTCGCCTGA
- a CDS encoding NADP-dependent oxidoreductase, protein MSAAPEQLPATGRAWHLVRRPHGWPVPEDFALREVPVEAPAEGRVLVRNLYFSVDPYMRGRMNDVKSYIPPFQLDQPMDGGAVGVVVASNADGFAVGDHVLHFGGWREYASVPVTYATKVDPDAAPLSAYLGVLGMTGLTAYAGLLEVASFKEGDTVFVSGAAGAVGSEVGQIARLKGAARVIGSAGSDEKVKLLTEEYGFDAAFNYRDERPVVDQLKEAAPDGVDVYFDNVGGEHLEAAISRMNVHGRITICGMIAGYNDTEPTPGPRNMAMIIGKRLRIQGMLVQDHQDLQQQFVREVGAWVRSGELKYNETFAHGIDSGVDAFLGMLRGENTGKMIVALDA, encoded by the coding sequence ATGTCCGCAGCCCCCGAGCAGCTCCCGGCCACCGGCCGCGCCTGGCACCTCGTGCGTCGCCCGCACGGCTGGCCGGTCCCGGAGGACTTCGCGCTCCGCGAGGTCCCGGTCGAGGCCCCCGCGGAGGGCCGCGTCCTGGTCCGGAACCTGTACTTCTCGGTCGACCCGTACATGCGCGGCCGCATGAACGACGTGAAGTCCTACATCCCGCCGTTCCAGCTGGACCAGCCCATGGACGGCGGCGCGGTGGGCGTCGTGGTGGCGTCGAACGCGGACGGCTTCGCGGTGGGCGACCACGTGCTGCACTTCGGGGGCTGGCGGGAGTACGCCTCCGTGCCGGTGACGTACGCGACGAAGGTGGACCCGGACGCGGCGCCGCTCTCGGCGTACCTCGGCGTGCTCGGCATGACGGGCCTGACGGCGTACGCGGGGCTTCTTGAGGTGGCGTCCTTCAAGGAGGGCGACACGGTCTTCGTCTCCGGCGCAGCGGGTGCCGTCGGCAGTGAGGTCGGCCAGATCGCGCGGCTCAAGGGCGCCGCGCGCGTCATCGGGTCGGCGGGCTCGGACGAGAAGGTCAAGCTCCTGACCGAGGAATACGGCTTCGACGCGGCGTTCAACTACCGCGACGAGCGCCCGGTCGTCGACCAGCTGAAGGAGGCCGCCCCCGACGGCGTCGACGTCTACTTCGACAACGTCGGCGGCGAGCACCTGGAGGCCGCCATCAGCCGCATGAACGTGCACGGCCGGATCACGATCTGCGGCATGATCGCGGGCTACAACGACACCGAGCCGACGCCGGGCCCCCGCAACATGGCCATGATCATCGGCAAGCGGCTCCGGATCCAGGGCATGCTCGTCCAGGACCACCAGGATCTGCAGCAGCAGTTCGTGCGCGAGGTCGGGGCCTGGGTGCGGTCCGGCGAGCTGAAGTACAACGAGACGTTCGCGCACGGGATCGACAGCGGCGTGGACGCCTTCCTCGGCATGCTGCGCGGCGAGAACACCGGAAAGATGATCGTCGCCCTGGACGCGTGA